CAAGATAAGCCAGTTCATAAATTCTCTTTGCAAAGCTCTGTTACTTCAGAAAAGTCCTCCTGCAGACATAAACATGGCATTTAATGGTACTTGGAAAATCGACAGAAATGAAAACTATGAAAAGTTCATGGAGGCAATGGGTAAGTCTTACTTTTTCAATTCCTTCTACAAGAATAATACCACTCTGGCTGGATACAAACTCCAGCTGCCTGTGCCCCTCCTTCTGGCTGGCCTGGTCTGTTGCTGTTTGCTGCTCTGCCCTTGCACAGTGTActgcatttattttcaaaagaTTCTACAGTGGGTAAAAAAGATACTGAGAAATGTTCTGATTTTAATGACATTATGTTCATCTTAAGCAATTTAACTTATTCCATCAAATTTATTTCAGCAAAGAATCTCTAAGTCTACACTTGAGGAAAATGGTCAGAGAATTTGAATTACAAACTTTAAGCAGAATTCTATAGCAGGAATATATTTTTGATAACATTAAACTAGTTTAAAAATTACACAGGGAGGAAATAATCGTTCTTCAGTTTTACAGAAACACATTATTCAAGTCATTTTAACATACTGATTCTTACCTCGAGTTTGTACAAACTGGTGTTATATGCATATAAACATGACCATTTCAGTGGGATAGTAATTTGTATTTTATCAGTACTGGTGAATATGACTTCAATAAAAAGTGAAGAAGAATAAATATTCAGGCCAGAATGCTGGAATAAACTCACTTGACCACATAAAAGTCATTAAAAAGAGACAAATATgacgttttggtttttttttttaattgatgttaattgatttttttagGTATTAATGTGATGAAAAGAAAGTTAGGAGCCCATGATAATCTGAAGATGACTATTCAACAAGATGGAAATAAATTTACTGTCAAAGAATCAAGCAACTTCCGTACTATAGATATTGAATTCACTCTGGGAGTCAATTTTGAGTACAGTCTGGCTGATGGGACTGAACTTACTGTAAGAGACTTTTAATATCATTATTTATTATATGGTAATAACTTTATTAAGTACAGTTTCAAGATGAATTATTTGTCTTCctagtttttaatttaaatttgacTTTTAAGGTGTGGCTGTTTAGGAATACTTGCAGCTTATATACAAAAATACAAGGTAGTCTTAACTGCTAATGGTTCAATACTGTACTGTGAAACTTGGGGTTCCATACAGTGCCCAAAAGGCAGAGGATAGAGCAATTTTCACATGATGAAATTTAGGTGGCCGCTATTTCGCTTATAATACTCATGTACACTGCCTAGAATGTAGAGTGGGTATTTATAAGAAATTAGTTTTTCTCTGTTGatataattaattaaaataaggTGTACTGAGCACTAAAAAAAATTCGCTTGCCTAATATGCAACTAAATAAACtagtggttttattaaaaaattatttttacagtctTTCCATCAATGTCAAAAACCCCATAATTACACTGTTTTAGTCTCTTCCCACTTTTAAGCATTCCTGCAGTCTTTAAATCAAATCTGTGTCATATTTACTGCAAaatatttggggttatttttcgcATTGTAGGGTTCTTGGAACATGGAAGGAGATAAACTTGTAGGAACATTTACTAGAAAAGACAATGGAAAAGCACTCAAAGCACACAGAGAAATCATAGGTGACGAACTTGTTCAGGTGAGTTAAGCAGTCGCTTCCATATAACTTCACAATCTAAtgaactttaaaaattaaaaactttttttaGAAGTAAGAAATATATTCTTCAAGCCAAATAACCTCATTTATCTTTAGTTAAAATTCTCAAGTCCAGTCATCTATCAAGATTTAGAACAGAACTGTCTATCCATGATTTTTAGGTTTTTCCTACCCATGTGAACTGTATCTTAGCAATGCATTCTGAAGCCTGTGAACACAAACTGTATATAGATAGGTACATGCTATATAGATAGGCACATGCTATATAGATGTGTCCCGACTGAAGGCCCTTCTCCAAGTGTCTGCCTTGTAAAAACCTTCCCACAGGAGCTTACTACAGGGTAATGCAGTCAATGGCTGATAAATACCCTTCTAAAACAAAGTCTAGGGTTGGAGCAGGGTGAAATCTGAGACAAAAGGGAAATGCTTCATAACTCTGCAGTAAAGCCAGAAACTGAACGGAACTGCAATGCTTTAAGATCCTCTCTGCTAGCAAGTCAGAAGTgtcttagaaaaaataaaaaacaaaacaaacaacgatGGGCAGGTGTGAAATTTGAGATACCAAAAACATACAGTCCAACCCTTCAGTCCTTCTTCACATTTCTAATAAACCAGTTACACAGGTGAAACTTGTAAAGTAGTGGTATTGGGAATACAGCAATTCaacagtttgttgttttgttttttctgaagtgCCCAACAGTTGTTCTGTGCTGgttcaaatgtttgcatagagAATTTATCCCTATTGACAAAAGGCTGCTTTCCTTATGTTCCTTTTCTCAGAGCCCTTACAAGGGACAGTAGGCCCGACATGGCCATCAGTAACAATTAATTAAACCACTGCTAACCATGTCTCAATAACATCCGTGAAATTAAATTTTGCAATAGCAGCCACTGATTTTTCTCCTTAATTTCCTAACAGACCTACATATATGAAGGCGTTGAAGCCAAGAGAATCTTCAAAAGGGGTTAAGTACTTCACCAAGAACAGCAGCAGAATCAAAATCCAATGAAACAGACCACGTTTCTACATatcctctgggttttttttccttctaaccaCTCACAGCACCTCCTAACTTGCAATTACTTAGCCCTATTGAAAACACAGGCTAGTTCCTTAAGTTCCTTACGTTTACTGCTTTgcctggaataaaaaaaaaactcaTTACAATTTGATACAAATGCTAAAATGGAATTTgtaccaagtcttgctgggtgcCATACTAGAAAAGGCTGCAGAAACTATTTTCTATGAGCAGAACaacgttttgttttggtttgtttttctgtttttgcaCTGGTTCTCAAATGGCAACTGAGTTTCCTCACCATAAAAAATTTGTATTGGTAAACAGTTTCTCTGTGTATTGAGTATTGTGTAATAAGGATGGCAAAATCTAAAAGAAACCTGACAACACCTAAATCTCTAAGATTATTCTGCATAAATATAAATATGTCTGAAATATAAAATATGGTGCAATAATACAGCTCACTTGGAGGATTTACATGGTAGCCCATTGATACCTTGCTGATATAAATAGGAATAATACACAACACTCACTGATGATATACGCGTCACACAAAGcgatttcattatattttttataAAAGTATGAGCATGCTTTTAAACATGCAGATGTTGAATTGTTCCAGTTTATCAGGGGTCCAAATAATTCTGTGTAAGGAAGAGTATTACCAGCTCTGAGTGAATTTGTCTCAGGACATGAATAAAAATTTTGAAGGCATGTTAACAAGAATTATTTCAGGCTAAGCTGACTTCAAACACCGGTGTTTCCAATGGATGACAAATACGCACCACGTTCTGGTCACGTTGTCCAGTCTGTTAGTGCCGATTTCAACTCAACCTCATAGAATAatttaagttggaagggacttttaaagaTCATCctgtccaactcccctgccatgagcagggacaacttcaactagatcaggttgctcagagcctgtcctggttttgttaaaaacaagtttctcttttagtgaatttgcctgtcagctaaagccttcgtgttagctgcattttcctggagaacccaacacatgttttggttaaacctagcaatggaatgcaaacttattgataagcacggatggacatctcgcgagaggggcaacgagaaactgatgaccgagagactgaccaactgtgtataacattccattcacatgaatacttcatataaaagtgggagatcatgaggatctcggtccttttttttcccttttttcctttttttttttcctttttccttttttccttcccttctgcttatggccgacattaggagaggaccttgctggtcgtccctgcgaactgaggcctagtgagagactgaatccagctccggttggctacagagtctaatccaggactttgggtgctggctctgcagttgctgagactttcaagattggttttgtatattttgtataattttctctgttcttattagtagcactagtaaaacatctttaatttttccaactctcttctctctgtccttctttccctcccgatcgcctgtcctgagtgggaagggggagagggaggggcaaaggggggaaacgggggggcagaggaggttaacaatacatctgccagggtttgattgtcaccccacaatcttaaccctcgacagagccccatccagcctggccttgaatgtttccagggatggggcatctccagGCTctatgggcaacctgtgccagtgtttcatcaccctcactgtaaaaaatttcttccttacatctagtcTGAGTcaactctcttttagtttaaaaccattgccccttatcctgtcatgacaggccctactaaaaagtttgtccccaaaCAGTTTGTCCTCATCGCCCTTGAGGTGCACTACTTCCCAAGGGTTACAGTAAAACTGCCTCTCAAGGGTCACCACTACTTAAGATCTACTGGGTCCCTCTAACTGTGCTTGTTAGTGGTCATCTGCTCCTGTTGCTAtgcctccagcacagcctgcttCCCGGACCTGGCCCTTTCCTGAAACACCAGCACAACATGCCTGTACACTGCCGGCATTCATGTCCTTCAGCAGATATGTCCCGAGACTCTTTTTTGGCTTCTGACCTTTTTGCACCTATGCTTCTCCTGTCATGGTTAGAAAACGACTGATTCATGTAAGAGCTCTGCTAAAAGGTCACAATACCATATGGGCCTGAGAACAGCCCCGAGGTCTAACCCAAAACATGAATGCGGCTGTATCTGTAACATCTCACAGCACTTCACCACAGAATTCTCTGTTGATGGTAAGCAGCTAGATAATCTTCTGGAGTGTGCTTATTCACACGCCGTTAACACATCCGATTTCAAATACCCTTTCTGAATGGGTACATTTACATTGATTTTTAATAGGCTTTTAAAATACCTCACGAAATCAACTCACCTGTTTTCTTGGCTCCCCTTGGCTGTATTTTGCTGgccacaaacaaagcaaacaaacaaacaagcccctgCATTTTTTCTTTCCGTTATTTCTGCAACTGAAGTCTCTCTACCTGTACCTTTGTGGTCTTCAGCATCTCACAGCTCTCTCTACTGGCAAAATGCTCTCATGACACAAACAGGATTCAAGTTAAGATTGGGATGCATCACCTTTATTTACAAATTAGGATTTCCTTACCCCAAATATTGATTGTATGCAATTTCTAGTgtagatatttttttaataaccatCTTTCAGTAGACAGATATACCACAtatatcacaacaaagacaaaaCTATTTTAAGCGGTCCTTCATTTCAGCGAAGAGATGTAAAACTTCTGAAAAGCAAATGCACGGAAACCTAAAAAACAAACCCCTAAAATCTGGAAACAACACCATTACAAAGTTCTGTACATTTCTAGGCTATTTTCTTTAgatagtaaagcctttaaaagagAGAGGGATAAAGAATAATGGTTTGCAATAAGCTACGTGCATAATAAAAACATACTAAACTATAAGACAGATGCCTTAGCCACTGAAGAGCTGTTACAGAGTTTGACCATTGTTATCAGCTGCATGTCATCATTGCTTCTAAATTGCACAGAAGTATATTAATAAGTCAAAGGTTTCAGGAAATTGGACaatgacattttatttctttaagagaCTTGACTAGCTGGAATGAAAGCTGTATTAAGTTTCTGcatgtgttttctctttctcccttgaGAATGCTGACCCTTTAAGTCTTACACCCTTCCGGCTCAGAAAATCAAGCTCTAGCCCATGCCTGATATACATGTGCTCACCCCTACCGCACCCAGCCAGGTTACAGCCCAATTCATGGTTATTTTGATCTAGGTTACTGGATTTGTTTGATTTATTTGCTACAATAGGAAGGTATAATCAGtaggatatttttttctgtcaggTATTTGAGG
This genomic stretch from Patagioenas fasciata isolate bPatFas1 chromosome 4, bPatFas1.hap1, whole genome shotgun sequence harbors:
- the FABP2 gene encoding fatty acid-binding protein, intestinal; this encodes MAFNGTWKIDRNENYEKFMEAMGINVMKRKLGAHDNLKMTIQQDGNKFTVKESSNFRTIDIEFTLGVNFEYSLADGTELTGSWNMEGDKLVGTFTRKDNGKALKAHREIIGDELVQTYIYEGVEAKRIFKRG